A window of the Anaerolineae bacterium genome harbors these coding sequences:
- a CDS encoding cytochrome c, which translates to MRRSWWRMVAVLALVLLLVPAGCQKTAEPAESDQPPPTPVAAQVFAANCAGCHGEQGQGARGPAIKPSKQSEQELFLIIADGRGEMPAFRGRLAESEVQALISFLRGE; encoded by the coding sequence ATGCGTCGTTCATGGTGGCGGATGGTAGCAGTGCTGGCGCTGGTGCTGTTGCTGGTGCCGGCGGGATGTCAGAAAACGGCAGAGCCCGCAGAAAGCGATCAGCCGCCGCCCACGCCGGTGGCGGCCCAGGTGTTTGCCGCCAACTGCGCCGGCTGTCACGGTGAGCAGGGACAGGGGGCGCGCGGGCCGGCCATCAAACCCAGCAAACAGAGCGAGCAAGAGCTGTTCCTCATCATCGCGGACGGCCGCGGGGAGATGCCGGCCTTTCGCGGCCGGCTGGCGGAATCCGAAGTGCAGGCGCTCATTTCTTTCCTGCGCGGCGAGTAG
- a CDS encoding AarF/ABC1/UbiB kinase family protein, whose product MLPGLPPFGRHVQHLRRYQQIARVLIRHGFDNVVEQLGLLTRLALPWRVSERVRPIAPLTPAEHLRLAIEELGPTFVKLGQMLSTRPDLLPPAYLHELSKLRDEVPPFPSEQARAIVEAELGAPIDQLFRSFDEEVLAAASLGQVHGAVLPDGSEVVVKVLRPNIRRIVEVDLDILYDMARLAEERTAFGRMYAFTELADEFAATLRAEMDYVREARNAERFRRNFAGRPEVYIPRVYWEYTTHDVLTLERIRGVKIDDVEGLRAAGLDPRTVALHAIDLIMQETFVDGFFHADPHPGNFFVMEGNVIGAMDFGMVGYLDKRTKEQLLRLFLAVVSRDPDQIVGELVRMDMVGASVDHRRLGRDLGRFLERYWGAPLKDLRLSDLFEDFLPIAFRHRLRLPSNLWLLAKTLVMMEGTGMVLYPELDVFEIARPYAEQALREMNAPAAWVGRLGTTLRDWGELWQELPQYLPRLLDQLQKGEFTLSHIQRDQERALARWDRMVNRLSIALIIAALIVGIGLIFPTAAARWPAWVGTVMVALGFFLAVGASLWLLWSLWRAGRR is encoded by the coding sequence GTGCTTCCAGGTCTGCCCCCGTTTGGCCGGCATGTCCAGCATCTGCGCCGCTATCAGCAGATCGCCCGCGTCCTGATCCGCCACGGCTTTGACAATGTGGTGGAACAGCTTGGTCTGCTGACCCGGCTGGCACTGCCGTGGCGGGTCTCGGAGCGGGTGCGTCCCATCGCGCCCTTGACGCCGGCGGAACACCTGCGCCTGGCTATCGAGGAACTGGGCCCGACCTTCGTGAAACTGGGGCAAATGCTCTCCACGCGTCCCGATTTACTGCCGCCGGCGTATCTGCACGAGCTGTCCAAACTCCGCGACGAGGTTCCTCCGTTCCCCTCGGAGCAGGCCCGCGCCATTGTGGAGGCGGAGCTGGGCGCTCCCATTGACCAGTTATTCCGCTCCTTTGATGAGGAGGTGCTGGCGGCCGCTTCCTTGGGGCAGGTGCACGGCGCCGTCCTGCCCGACGGCAGTGAGGTCGTGGTCAAGGTCCTGCGCCCCAATATCCGCCGCATCGTCGAGGTGGACCTGGACATTCTGTACGACATGGCGCGGCTGGCGGAGGAGCGCACGGCCTTCGGCCGGATGTATGCCTTCACGGAGCTGGCGGACGAGTTCGCCGCCACTCTGCGGGCCGAGATGGATTATGTGCGGGAGGCGCGCAACGCGGAGCGCTTCCGGCGCAACTTTGCCGGCCGGCCGGAGGTCTACATCCCGCGAGTGTACTGGGAATATACCACCCACGATGTGCTCACCCTGGAACGCATCCGCGGGGTGAAGATTGACGATGTGGAAGGTCTGCGGGCGGCCGGCCTGGACCCCCGCACCGTCGCCCTGCACGCGATAGACCTCATCATGCAGGAGACCTTTGTGGATGGCTTTTTCCATGCCGACCCCCATCCGGGCAATTTCTTCGTCATGGAAGGCAATGTCATCGGGGCGATGGATTTCGGCATGGTGGGGTATCTGGACAAGCGCACCAAGGAACAGCTCCTGCGCCTCTTTCTGGCGGTTGTATCGCGCGACCCGGACCAGATTGTGGGCGAGCTGGTGCGCATGGATATGGTAGGGGCCAGCGTGGATCACCGCCGGCTGGGGCGCGACCTGGGCCGCTTCCTGGAGCGCTACTGGGGCGCGCCGCTGAAGGACCTGCGCCTGAGCGACCTGTTCGAGGATTTCCTGCCCATCGCCTTCCGCCACCGCCTGCGCCTGCCCTCCAACCTGTGGCTGTTGGCCAAGACCCTGGTGATGATGGAGGGCACAGGGATGGTGCTGTATCCGGAGCTGGATGTCTTTGAGATCGCACGGCCGTACGCGGAGCAGGCCTTGCGAGAGATGAATGCGCCGGCGGCTTGGGTGGGCCGGCTGGGAACGACACTGCGCGATTGGGGGGAGTTGTGGCAGGAGCTTCCGCAGTATCTGCCGCGACTGCTGGACCAACTGCAGAAGGGGGAGTTCACCCTCTCCCATATTCAGCGGGATCAGGAGCGCGCCCTGGCGCGCTGGGACCGCATGGTGAACCGGTTGAGCATTGCGCTGATCATCGCCGCGCTGATCGTGGGCATCGGGCTGATTTTCCCCACGGCGGCGGCACGCTGGCCGGCCTGGGTGGGGACCGTCATGGTGGCGCTGGGCTTTTTCTTGGCGGTGGGGGCCAGTCTGTGGCTGTTATGGTCCCTGTGGCGGGCCGGCCGGCGGTGA